In Fusarium oxysporum Fo47 chromosome IX, complete sequence, the following proteins share a genomic window:
- a CDS encoding cytochrome P450 — MAVDTSNDTQGLVSPLHVSAAIIVALLTALLWRLYNDPLDHIPGPLIAQSTPTWLWWLTWTGVECRVVDGLHKKYDPVTIFSALDPAHRAPRAKAVAPMFAHQRIAKGKPDADKVLDAFVAEMKRRKAEANGAPFNGIDKGRLCVTEFINNFIAGGRIFYVPGWLYDFVNEWAAKLDKKKIVVAQSRSLAAGISRDEAIAHVVGVMFAGTGAAGTTMSILCWNLAQHPENLRLAMANPTRFRHIVPPSGMQLPGLPNIPAGTSVGAGAFMLHHNPEAFPNPREFMPERWLSPSQEILRDSFYFGARSRQCIARNLASAGLWRAAEALALSDVLRGAMVVQDKTEIVEWFNAKIVDKKIEVHW; from the exons ATGGCTGTCGACACTTCTAATGACACTCAAGGTCTTGTAAGCCCTCTACATGTCAGCGCGGCCATCATAGTGGCGCTTCTGACTGCCCTTCTGTGGCGACTCTACAATGACCCCCTCGATCACATCCCAGGCCCTCTCATCGCCCAATCCACCCCGACCTGGCTATGGTGGCTCACCTGGACAGGAGTTGAATGCCGCGTCGTTGACGGGCTGCACAAGAAATATGATCCAGTT ACCATCTTCTCAGCCCTGGACCCGGCTCATCGGGCGCCGAGGGCGAAAGCCGTGGCGCCCATGTTTGCCCATCAACGAATTGCAAAAGGCAAACCGGATGCTGACAAGGTTCTCGATGCTTTTGTGGCTGAGATGAAACGCAGGAAGGCTGAGGCAAACGGTGCCCCA TTCAACGGCATCGACAAAGGTCGACTCTGCGTCACTGAGTTCATCAATAACTTCATCGCTGGAGGTCGCATTTTCTACGTGCCTGGCTGGCTCTATGACTTTGTCAACGAGTGGGCTGCGAAGCTTGACAAGAAAAAGATCGTCGTCGCACAGA GTCGATCATTGGCTGCTGGTATCTCGCGTGACGAGGCTATAGCCCACGTTGTTGGTGTCATGTTTGCTGGTACCGGCGCTGCGGGAACGACGATGTCGATACTATGCTGGAACTTAGCTCAACATCCCGAGAA TCTACGTCTCGCCATGGCTAATCCAACTCGTTTCCGTCACATCGTCCCTCCTAGTGGAATGCAACTTCCTGGTCTGCCCAACATCCCAGCTGGTACCAGCGTCGGCGCCGGAGCATTCATGCTGCATCATAATCCCGAGGCCTTTCCAAACCCACGTGAGTTCATGCCGGAGCGATGGCTGAGTCCATCTCAGGAGATATTGCGTGACAGCTTTTACTTCGGAGCCAGGTCACGACAGTGCATCGCGCGGAATCTTGCATCTGCTGGACTTTGGCGGGCCGCTGAGGCTTTGGCACTAAGCGATGTACTTCGAGGTGCAATGGTCGTTCAGGACAAAACTGAGATTGTCGAGTGGTTCAATGCAAAGATCGTTGACAAGAAAATCGAGGTGCATTGGTGA
- a CDS encoding chaperonin 10-like protein: MPSNNAAWLVAAKTSPLEVKEAPLTEPSSGHILVKNSAIAINPVDIANQYVGIFIQPSQYPVILGEDVAGTVEAVGPDITAFKPGDRVLGYATSLATKDNAHSAFQEYTVIRAECASKIPEGLSFEQAAVLPLSLATAAWSLFGDVTLAMRYPSLNPTPTGETVLIWGGASSVGGSAVQLAKAAGYEVITTASAKNHEYVKSLGADHVFEYKSPQVTKDIASLLTGKKLAGAFDASGSEDGMNSASQSIVHADGLRKLICVRSASSVVEGVEAKTILAISIINTPVAKAVFGNYIPAALEQGKFKVVPAAEVVGKGLEAVQLGINTLAKGVSAKKIVVTL; this comes from the coding sequence ATGCCTTCCAATAACGCCGCCTGGCTAGTCGCCGCAAAGACGTCACCACTCGAGGTCAAGGAAGCCCCCCTCACCGAACCATCTTCAGGCCACATCCTCGTCAAAAACTCAGCCATTGCGATCAACCCCGTTGACATCGCCAACCAATACgtcggcatcttcatccaACCCTCGCAATACCCCGTTATTCTCGGCGAAGATGTCGCCGGCACCGTTGAAGCCGTAGGCCCTGATATCACCGCCTTCAAGCCCGGCGACAGAGTCCTGGGCTATGCGACGTCACTCGCTACCAAGGATAATGCGCACAGCGCATTCCAGGAATACACGGTTATTCGCGCCGAGTGCGCTTCCAAAATTCCGGAGGGTTTGAGCTTTGAACAAGCTGCTGTTTTGCCGCTTTCGCTTGCTACGGCTGCGTGGTCGCTTTTCGGCGATGTGACGCTGGCGATGAGATATCCTAGTCTTAACCCTACGCCTACTGGGGAGACGGTTCTCATCTGGGGAGGGGCATCTAGTGTCGGTGGTTCAGCAGTTCAACTTGCTAAAGCGGCTGGCTACGAAGTCATTACGACTGCATCTGCCAAAAACCACGAATACGTCAAGAGTCTTGGAGCAGACCACGTTTTCGAATACAAGTCTCCCCAGGTCACCAAAGACATCGCCTCTCTCCTCACCGGTAAGAAGCTCGCGGGTGCATTTGACGCCAGCGGTTCAGAAGACGGCATGAACAGCGCAAGCCAATCGATTGTTCACGCCGATGGTCTTCGCAAGCTCATTTGCGTTCGATCTGCCTCCTCTGTAGTCGAGGGCGTTGAGGCCAAGACTATTCTTGCGATTAGTATTATCAACACCCCTGTTGCCAAGGCTGTTTTCGGGAATTATATACCTGCTGCTTTGGAGCAGGGTAAATTCAAGGTGGTTCCGGCAGCGGAGGTTGTTGGGAAGGGTTTAGAGGCTGTTCAGCTGGGCATCAACACGCTCGCCAAGGGAGTTTCGGCTAAGAAGATCGTTGTTACTCTgtaa